A window from Corynebacterium urealyticum DSM 7109 encodes these proteins:
- the murD gene encoding UDP-N-acetylmuramoyl-L-alanine--D-glutamate ligase, whose product MSTDSILNPQSAVDIIRSRTVFVAGAGVAGKGIVAMLEGIGGNFKVVDDRAQVADLNTAEAIAAVSSAETAPALLITSPGWRPDSELLLAAQAAGVPVIGDIEAAWLADQAGAFGTPRTWIAITGTNGKTTATAMTTAMLQAGGLAAVSVGNIGTPPGAALVADERADYLVAEVSSFQLHWAPSFTPDTGVVLNLAEDHLDWHGSMAGYAGDKLRALRGPRPVVAVDEQLVRELAADNGVPNVVACSMQDPAEVLAQAHFPLVVGVVESEAGAVITEVATAENGELQVTPIASAEAISPPGPAGIADAVAACALVRAFDVPPVAISQALHGFEVQAHRGQAVHLAEGVIWIDNSKATNPHAAIAALGGLENIVWVAGGQLKGAEVHDLIATVGPGLRGAVVLGCDRAEIIRELAAQFPDLPVTEVSNTDPEGAMAEAVAAARTLAAPGDSVVLAPAAASLDMYTGMAQRGDLFAAYARGTGAEAGTSEWEGES is encoded by the coding sequence ATGTCCACCGATTCGATCCTCAACCCCCAGTCCGCTGTCGACATCATTCGCTCGCGGACGGTCTTCGTCGCCGGCGCCGGCGTGGCGGGCAAGGGCATCGTCGCCATGCTCGAGGGCATCGGTGGAAACTTCAAGGTCGTCGATGACCGTGCCCAGGTTGCGGATCTCAACACCGCCGAGGCTATTGCCGCGGTGTCTTCGGCTGAGACCGCGCCCGCGCTGCTGATCACCTCGCCGGGGTGGCGCCCGGACTCCGAGCTGCTGCTCGCAGCCCAGGCCGCGGGTGTGCCGGTGATTGGTGATATCGAGGCCGCCTGGCTCGCGGACCAGGCCGGGGCCTTCGGGACCCCGCGCACCTGGATTGCGATCACCGGCACGAACGGTAAAACAACCGCCACCGCGATGACCACGGCGATGCTGCAGGCAGGGGGCCTGGCCGCCGTGTCCGTCGGCAACATCGGCACCCCGCCGGGGGCCGCGTTGGTGGCCGACGAGCGGGCGGACTACCTCGTCGCCGAAGTCTCCAGCTTCCAGCTGCATTGGGCGCCCAGCTTCACCCCGGACACCGGCGTGGTGCTCAACCTCGCGGAAGATCACCTGGATTGGCATGGTTCCATGGCAGGCTACGCCGGGGATAAGCTCCGCGCCCTTCGGGGACCGCGCCCGGTGGTTGCAGTGGACGAACAGCTCGTCCGCGAGCTCGCTGCGGACAACGGTGTCCCCAACGTGGTGGCCTGCAGCATGCAGGATCCTGCCGAGGTGCTCGCCCAGGCACATTTCCCGCTCGTTGTGGGGGTGGTGGAGTCCGAGGCGGGGGCGGTCATCACCGAGGTAGCCACCGCCGAGAACGGTGAACTGCAGGTCACCCCCATCGCCTCGGCGGAGGCGATTTCCCCACCGGGGCCGGCGGGCATCGCCGATGCTGTGGCGGCCTGCGCCCTCGTGCGAGCCTTCGACGTGCCGCCAGTAGCCATTTCGCAGGCGCTGCACGGCTTCGAAGTGCAGGCGCACCGCGGCCAGGCCGTGCACTTGGCAGAAGGGGTGATCTGGATTGATAACTCCAAGGCCACGAACCCTCACGCAGCCATTGCCGCGCTCGGCGGGCTAGAAAACATCGTGTGGGTGGCCGGCGGCCAGCTCAAGGGCGCGGAGGTCCATGACCTCATCGCCACCGTCGGCCCTGGGCTGCGGGGCGCGGTCGTGCTCGGCTGTGACCGGGCGGAGATCATTCGTGAACTGGCGGCACAGTTCCCAGACCTGCCCGTCACGGAGGTCTCGAACACCGACCCGGAAGGAGCCATGGCCGAGGCTGTGGCAGCCGCCCGCACCCTTGCTGCACCAGGGGACAGCGTTGTCCTTGCACCCGCGGCGGCGTCCTTGGACATGTACACCGGCATGGCACAGCGCGGCGACCTTTTCGCCGCCTACGCTAGGGGCACGGGTGCCGAGGCTGGCACCAGCGAATGGGAGGGCGAGAGCTAA
- the mraY gene encoding phospho-N-acetylmuramoyl-pentapeptide-transferase — MMQIFIAGAVAFLAAVLFTPVLIRKFSDEGLGQEIREEGPKSHLKKRGTPTMGGIAILVGITLGYIVAVLVGLVFTGSGPGVSGWLVLGLTLALGGVGFADDYIKLVKGRNLGLNARAKLICQLVIAIAFGVMILQFPDSNDITPGSTYLSFVREMPTFNIAVGGAVIGMILFLIFINIVISAWSNAVNLTDGLDGLASGVTAIVMGAYVLITFWQFRNSCADGAAAGCYFVRDPLDLAMLASAGLGACLGFLWWNASPAKIFMGDTGSLALGGLVAGLSITSHTELLMIIVGAIFVLETVSVVIQVTYFKTTGKRVFRMAPIHHHFENGGWAETTVVVRFWLLAALAAMTGFGLFYGEWLTATSF; from the coding sequence ATGATGCAGATCTTCATCGCGGGCGCCGTGGCGTTCCTCGCGGCTGTACTTTTCACCCCGGTTCTCATCCGGAAGTTCTCGGACGAGGGCCTGGGCCAGGAGATCCGCGAGGAGGGGCCGAAGTCCCACCTGAAGAAGCGCGGCACTCCCACGATGGGTGGCATCGCCATCCTCGTGGGCATCACCCTTGGCTATATTGTCGCTGTGCTGGTCGGGCTGGTCTTCACCGGCTCCGGCCCCGGCGTGTCCGGCTGGCTGGTGCTGGGCCTGACCCTCGCCCTGGGCGGGGTGGGCTTCGCCGATGACTACATCAAGCTGGTCAAGGGGCGGAACCTGGGGCTCAACGCCCGGGCGAAGCTCATCTGCCAGCTGGTGATCGCCATCGCCTTCGGCGTGATGATTCTGCAGTTCCCGGACTCCAATGACATCACCCCGGGATCCACGTACCTTTCCTTCGTCCGGGAGATGCCGACGTTCAACATCGCCGTGGGCGGCGCCGTCATCGGGATGATCCTGTTCCTGATCTTCATCAACATCGTCATTTCCGCCTGGTCGAATGCCGTGAACCTCACGGACGGCCTAGACGGCCTGGCGTCCGGCGTGACGGCCATCGTGATGGGGGCGTATGTGCTCATCACCTTCTGGCAGTTCCGCAATTCTTGCGCCGATGGGGCGGCTGCCGGGTGCTACTTCGTCCGCGATCCGCTGGACTTGGCGATGCTGGCCTCCGCCGGCTTGGGCGCCTGCCTCGGCTTCCTGTGGTGGAACGCCTCCCCGGCGAAGATCTTCATGGGGGACACCGGCTCGCTGGCCCTGGGCGGCCTTGTCGCCGGCCTGTCCATCACCTCCCACACCGAGCTGCTGATGATCATCGTGGGCGCGATCTTCGTTCTGGAGACCGTCTCCGTGGTCATCCAGGTGACCTACTTCAAGACGACCGGTAAGCGCGTGTTCCGCATGGCGCCGATCCACCACCACTTTGAGAACGGCGGTTGGGCCGAGACCACCGTCGTCGTCCGCTTCTGGCTGCTCGCAGCCCTGGCCGCGATGACCGGCTTCGGCCTGTTCTATGGCGAGTGGCTGACCGCCACGAGTTTCTAA